A single Phragmites australis chromosome 4, lpPhrAust1.1, whole genome shotgun sequence DNA region contains:
- the LOC133916315 gene encoding INCREASED PETAL GROWTH ANISOTROPY 1-like protein 1 isoform X1: MMREGDACVALLRSKLHGLLERNRTLEEENKQLRHQVSRLKGQVSSLEGQDNDKRMLWKKLENSTTSISYSKEKQFVQNNEEAKEAVDLNNSLCYSRQQFSRTTLMRSRAPRVPNPPPSPTCIKPVINVRKEGCMAPPPPPPPLPSKLQRSTKAVQRVPEVVELYRSLVRREGKNDSKSGSAGTPVATNSREMIGEIENRSAYVLAIKSDVENQGEFVNFLASEVQNAAYKEIADVEEFVKWLDGELSYLVDERAVLKHFPNWPEKKADAMREAAFTYRDLKNLESEASSFHDDRRVATPMALKSMQALQDKIEQGIHNTERVRDSASGRYRDLKIPWEWMLDSGIINQLKMASLKLAKEYMNRIMIALKSDPFANDEELLLQGVRFAFRIHQLAGGFDEGCRKAFQELKMYASKSE; the protein is encoded by the exons ATGATGAGGGAGGGCGATGCGTGTGTTGCGCTTCTGAGAAGCAAGCTCCATGGCTTGCTCGAGAGGAACCGCACTCTGGAAGAGGAGAACAAGCAATTGAGACACCAAGTGAGCCGACTGAAAGGTCAGGTCTCCTCTCTCGAAGGGCAGGATAATGATAAAAGGATGCTGTGGAAGAAGCTGGagaattctacaaccagcatcAGCTACTCCAAGGAAAAGCAGTTTGTCCAGAACAACGAAGAAGCAAAGGAAGCCGTAGATCTCAACAACTCATTGTGTTACAGCAGGCAGCAATTCTCGAGGACAACGCTAATGAGATCAAGGGCACCAAGGGTTCCAAATCCACCGCCCAGTCCGACATGCATCAAACCGGTGATAAACGTGAGAAAGGAAGGATGCATggctcctcctcccccaccacctccaTTACCTTCCAAGTTGCAGAGGAGCACAAAGGCAGTACAAAGGGTGCCAGAGGTAGTCGAGTTGTACCGGTCGTTAGTGCGACGTGAAGGAAAAAATGATTCAAAGTCTGGATCTGCGGGAACTCCAGTGGCCACTAACAGCCGAGAGATGATTGGGGAGATTGAGAACAGATCAGCTTATGTTTTAGCT ATTAAATCAGATGTAGAAAATCAGGGTGAATTTGTGAACTTCCTGGCAAGTGAAGTTCAGAATGCAGCGTACAAGGAAATAGCTGATGTTGAAGAGTTTGTGAAGTGGCTAGATGGAGAATTGTCATACCTTGTGGATGAAAGGGCAGTGCTCAAGCACTTCCCTAACTGGCCTGAGAAGAAAGCAGATGCCATGAGAGAAGCGGCATTCACCTATCGAGATCTGAAGAACCTAGAATCAGAAGCATCATCCTTCCATGATGACAGGAGAGTGGCTACACCTATGGCTCTCAAGAGCATGCAAGCTCTGCAGGATAA AattgaacaaggtattcataaTACTGAACGAGTAAGGGACAGTGCAAGTGGAAGATACAGGGATCTTAAGATCCCTTGGGAATGGATGCTCGACTCCGGAATCATAAACCAA CTAAAGATGGCTTCGTTGAAGCTTGCAAAAGAATACATGAACCGCATTATGATTGCACTGAAGTCAGATCCATTTGCAAACGATGAGGAGCTGCTTCTGCAAGGTGTCCGCTTTGCCTTCCGCATACATCAG CTTGCAGGTGGCTTCGATGAAGGATGCCGGAAAGCATTTCAAGAACTAAAGATGTATGCAAGCAAGTCAGAGTGA
- the LOC133916318 gene encoding pyruvate decarboxylase 2, with amino-acid sequence MDTHVGSVDGPSPAADSGAVGCPASALGCPMMSAARPAAAVSAGEASLGRHLARRLVQVGVGDVFAVPGDFNLTLLDHLVAEPGLCLVGCCNELNAGYAADGYARARGVGACAVTFTVGGLSVLNAIAGAYSENLPVICIAGGPNSNDYGTNRILHHTIGLPDFSQELRCFQSVTCHQAVVTNLDDAHEQIDTAIATALRESKPVYLSISCNLPGLPHPTFSRDPVPFFLTPRVSNKMGLEAAVEATVEFLNKAVKPVLVGGPKLRVAKAGKAFVDLVDASGYAYAVMPSAKGLVPETHPHFMGTYWGAVSTAFCAEIVESADAYLFAGPIFNDYSSVGYSFLLKKDKAIIVQPERVIVGNGPAFGYVMMKEFLSELAKRVKKNTTAYENYKRIFVPEGQPLESEPNEPLRVNVLFKHIQKMMTGDSAVIAETGDSWFNCQKLKLPEGCGYEFQMQYGSIGWSVGALLGYAQGAKDKRVIACIGDGSFQVTAQDMSTMLRCAQNSIIFLINNGGYTIEVEIHDGPYNVIKNWNYTGLVDAMYNGEGKCWTSKVKCEEELTEAIEMALGEKKDCLCFIEVIAHKDDTSKELLEWGSRVSAANSRPPNPQ; translated from the exons ATGGACACCCACGTCGGATCCGTGGATgggccgtcgccggcggcggacAGCGGCGCTGTGGGCTGCCCGGCGTCGGCGCTGGGGTGCCCGATGATGTCGGCGGCGCGCCCCGCGGCCGCCGTGTCGGCGGGGGAGGCGTCGCTGGGGCGGCACCTCGCGCGGCGGCTGGTGCAGGTCGGCGTCGGCGACGTGTTCGCCGTCCCCGGGGACTTCAACCTGACGCTGCTCGACCACCTGGTCGCCGAGCCCGGGCTGTGCCTCGTCGGGTGCTGCAACGAGCTCAACGCCGGGTACGCGGCCGACGGGTACGCGCGCGCGCGGGGCGTAGGGGCCTGCGCCGTCACGTTCACCGTCGGAGGGCTCAGCGTGCTCAACGCCATCGCTGGAGCGTACAGCGAGAACCTGCCGGTCATCTGCATCGCCGGCGGGCCCAACTCCAACGATTACGGGACCAACCGCATCCTCCACCACACCATCGGCCTCCCGGACTTCTCCCAGGAGTTGCGCTGCTTCCAGTCCGTCACTTGCCACCAG GCGGTGGTGACCAATCTGGACGACGCGCACGAGCAGATCGACACAGCCATCGCGACGGCGCTGAGGGAGAGCAAGCCGGTGTACCTCAGCATCAGCTGCAACCTCCCAGGGCTACCTCACCCCACCTTTAGCCGCGACCCCGTGCCCTTCTTCCTGACCCCCAG GGTGAGCAACAAGATGGGTCTAGAGGCTGCAGTAGAGGCAACTGTCGAGTTCCTGAACAAGGCGGTGAAGCCGGTGCTTGTCGGCGGCCCCAAACTGCGCGTGGCGAAGGCAGGGAAGGCCTTTGTCGATCTGGTAGATGCCAGCGGCTATGCCTATGCAGTGATGCCATCGGCCAAGGGACTTGTGCCAGAGACGCACCCCCACTTCATGGGCACCTACTGGGGCGCCGTTAGCACTGCCTTCTGTGCTGAGATTGTTGAGTCGGCAGATGCCTACCTCTTTGCAGGCCCCATTTTCAACGACTACAGCTCTGTTGGCTACTCTTTTCTCCTCAAGAAGGACAAGGCCATCATCGTCCAGCCTGAACGTGTCATCGTCGGGAATGGCCCGGCATTTGGATATGTCATGATGAAGGAGTTCTTGTCAGAATTGGCTAAGAGGGTTAAGAAGAACACCACTGCCTATGAGAACTACAAGAGGATCTTTGTGCCTGAAGGGCAGCCACTGGAAAGCGAACCGAATGAGCCGCTGCGTGTCAATGTTCTCTTCAAGCACATCCAGAAGATGATGACAGGTGACAGCGCGGTGATCGCCGAGACTGGTGACTCGTGGTTCAACTGCCAGAAGCTGAAGCTGCCGGAGGGCTGTGG GTATGAATTCCAAATGCAGTATGGTTCAATTGGATGGTCAGTAGGTGCATTGCTCGGCTATGCTCAGGGAGCGAAAGATAAGCGTGTGATTGCCTGCATTGGTGATGGGAGCTTCCAG GTGACAGCACAGGATATGTCAACTATGCTGCGGTGTGCGCAGAACAGCATTATCTTCCTGATCAACAATGGCGGGTACACCATTGAGGTGGAGATCCACGACGGACCTTACAATGTCATCAAGAACTGGAACTACACTGGCCTTGTAGACGCCATGTACAATGGAGAGGGCAAATGTTGGACCTCCAAG GTGAAGTGCGAGGAGGAGCTGACAGAGGCGATCGAGATGGCACTGGGGGAGAAGAAGGACTGCCTGTGCTTCATCGAGGTGATCGCGCACAAGGACGATACCAGCAAAGAGCTGCTGGAGTGGGGCTCGAGGGTTTCTGCTGCCAACTCCAGGCCGCCGAATCCTCAGTAG
- the LOC133916315 gene encoding uncharacterized protein LOC133916315 isoform X2: MMREGDACVALLRSKLHGLLERNRTLEEENKQLRHQVSRLKGQVSSLEGQDNDKRMLWKKLENSTTSISYSKEKQFVQNNEEAKEAVDLNNSLCYSRQQFSRTTLMRSRAPRVPNPPPSPTCIKPVINVRKEGCMAPPPPPPPLPSKLQRSTKAVQRVPEVVELYRSLVRREGKNDSKSGSAGTPVATNSREMIGEIENRSAYVLAFFIGLETSEKIWTATKKLISEYLFHFMHKGNLFLHNMFLHHSKLLDSSEHVISSPSIHVTKRFFTNFCLVLLSRVDDNSQLFSGTTDSKICSGGYYFVQVSVELESCFDIPHMPPSVKKGGHFGTRAAKPFRLWLLAT, from the exons ATGATGAGGGAGGGCGATGCGTGTGTTGCGCTTCTGAGAAGCAAGCTCCATGGCTTGCTCGAGAGGAACCGCACTCTGGAAGAGGAGAACAAGCAATTGAGACACCAAGTGAGCCGACTGAAAGGTCAGGTCTCCTCTCTCGAAGGGCAGGATAATGATAAAAGGATGCTGTGGAAGAAGCTGGagaattctacaaccagcatcAGCTACTCCAAGGAAAAGCAGTTTGTCCAGAACAACGAAGAAGCAAAGGAAGCCGTAGATCTCAACAACTCATTGTGTTACAGCAGGCAGCAATTCTCGAGGACAACGCTAATGAGATCAAGGGCACCAAGGGTTCCAAATCCACCGCCCAGTCCGACATGCATCAAACCGGTGATAAACGTGAGAAAGGAAGGATGCATggctcctcctcccccaccacctccaTTACCTTCCAAGTTGCAGAGGAGCACAAAGGCAGTACAAAGGGTGCCAGAGGTAGTCGAGTTGTACCGGTCGTTAGTGCGACGTGAAGGAAAAAATGATTCAAAGTCTGGATCTGCGGGAACTCCAGTGGCCACTAACAGCCGAGAGATGATTGGGGAGATTGAGAACAGATCAGCTTATGTTTTAGCT TTCTTTATAGGATTAGAGACATCAGAGAAGATATGGACTGCCACcaagaaattaatttctgaatatctcttCCAtttcatgcacaagggaaatcTATTTTTGCATAACATGTTCCTTCATCATTCAAAACTTCTAGATTCATCAGAACATGTCATTTCCTCTCCTTCCATCCATGTGACAAAAAGATTCTTCACCAATTtttgtcttgttcttctttctAGAGTTGATGATAATTCACAACTCTTTAGTGGTACCACTGATAGTAAAATATGTAGTGGTGGATACTACTTTGTACAAGTAAGTGTAGAACTTGAGTCATGCTTTGATATTCCTCATATGCCCCCTTCAGTAAAAAAAGGGGGACATTTTGGGACGCGCGCAGCGAAACCTTTTAGACTTTGGCTGTTAGCAACTTAA